A genomic segment from Spinacia oleracea cultivar Varoflay chromosome 3, BTI_SOV_V1, whole genome shotgun sequence encodes:
- the LOC110775765 gene encoding uncharacterized protein, with translation MNISTWNVRGLNDPIKVVEIKKFLASNNISVVALLETKVQEKNSCKIQKKIGVGWQWIMNYEHSPRGRIWIGWKHALVSVQLIQKTEFCVHCHVTTKNGLFDALFSAVYGLHSVDTRRPMWREITTFSSTVNCPWLVMGDFNAVLLAADRVNGNAVTEGETKDFDSCMDAAGLAELKSCGSYYSWSNKGQGNLRICSRIDRAIANALWHSKFVDAVVDYLPPGISDHSPLVMSCNIHMGGGSRPFKFFNYMADHVLFLDVVKKGWDVSCPRGGAMFKVWTKLKAVKQGLKELHHKDFAKLDERIEGLRADLGQIQIQLASCPTDSSVQ, from the coding sequence ATGAATATTAGTACCTGGAATGTGAGGGGATTGAATGATCCCATTAAAGTAGTTGAAATAAAGAAGTTTTTAGCTAGTAATAACATTAGTGTTGTAGCTTTGTTAGAAACTAAAGTTCAGGAGAAGAATAGTTGTAAAATCCAGAAGAAAATAGGGGTTGGGTGGCAGTGGATTATGAATTATGAGCACTCTCCTAGGGGAAGGATATGGATTGGTTGGAAGCATGCATTGGTGTCAGTTCAGCTTATCCAAAAAACTGAATTTTGTGTTCACTGTCATGTTACTACTAAGAATGGCTTGTTTGATGCTTTATTTTCAGCTGTGTATGGTTTGCACTCTGTTGATACTAGAAGACCAATGTGGAGAGAGATCACTACTTTCAGTAGTACTGTTAATTGTCCTTGGCTTGTCATGGGGGATTTCAATGCAGTTTTATTAGCTGCTGATAGAGTAAATGGCAATGCAGTTACAGAAGGGGAAACTAAGGATTTTGATAGCTGTATGGATGCTGCAGGGTTGGCTGAGCTTAAGAGTTGTGGGAGTTACTATTCTTGGAGCAATAAGGGGCAAGGTAACTTGAGAATCTGTTCCAGAATAGATAGGGCCATTGCTAATGCTTTGTGGCATTCTAAGTTTGTTGATGCTGTGGTGGATTATTTGCCTCCAGGAATTTCTGATCACTCACCTCTGGTTATGTCTTGCAATATTCATATGGGAGGGGGGAGTAGaccctttaaattttttaactATATGGCTGATCATGTTCTGTTCCTTGATGTAGTTAAAAAGGGATGGGATGTGTCCTGTCCAAGGGGTGGAGCCATGTTCAAGGTGTGGACTAAGCTGAAAGCAGTAAAGCAAGGATTGAAGGAGTTACATCATAAAGATTTTGCTAAGCTTGATGAGAGAATTGAGGGGTTAAGGGCTGATTTGGGTCAAATTCAGATCCAGTTAGCTTCTTGCCCTACTGATAGTAGTGTGCAATAA